In the genome of Oncorhynchus mykiss isolate Arlee chromosome 18, USDA_OmykA_1.1, whole genome shotgun sequence, one region contains:
- the LOC110495655 gene encoding calcipressin-1-like isoform X1, translated as MQKSEKSDGAEATVDVQFTDLPNALIACKVTEDVFNDQTLKASFESLFRSFDPDVNFQFFKSFRRVRINFSDALAAAEARLRLHKSDFNGKEMRLYFAQSVLIGSPRLEPPKPDKQFLISPPASPPVGWQQAPDAVPVINYDLLCAISKLGPGEKYELHTGTPTTPSVVVHVCENEQDSSGGEDDTEGSTSSSNRPPRPKIIQTRRPDITPGVMQ; from the exons ATGCAGAAATCAGAGAAGAGCGATGGTGCTGAGGCAACGGTCGACGTGCAGTTTACCGACCTACCCAACGCCCTTATCGCATGCAAAGTAACTGAAGATGTTTTCAATGACCAAACTCTGAAG gCCAGTTTTGAGTCTCTGTTCCGCTCCTTCGACCCGGACGTGAACTTCCAGTTCTTTAAGAGTTTCCGGCGTGTGAGAATCAACTTCAGCGATGCACTGGCTGCCGCTGAGGCGCGGCTCCGACTGCACAAGAGCGACTTCAACGGCAAAGAGATGCGCCTTTACTTCGCACAG TCCGTCCTCATAGGCAGTCCCCGCCTGGAGCCCCCTAAACCTGACAAACAGTTCCTGATCTCCCCCCCAGCTTCGCCACCAGTGGGGTGGCAGCAGGCCCCAGACGCCGTGCCCGTCATCAACTATGACCTTCTCTGTGCCATCTCCAAACTAGGGccag GTGAGAAGTACGAGCTGCACACCggcacccccaccacccccagcGTAGTGGTCCACGTGTGTGAGAACGAGCAGGACAGCTCGGGGGGCGAAGACGACACAGAAGGAAGCACCAGCAGCAGCAACCGCCCCCCTCGCCCCAAAATCATCCAGACACGGCGTCCGGACATCACCCCCGGCGTCATGCAGTGA
- the LOC110495655 gene encoding calcipressin-1-like isoform X2 — protein sequence MHLKTTKCNAFCLVASVTNQEVFDRPESRASFESLFRSFDPDVNFQFFKSFRRVRINFSDALAAAEARLRLHKSDFNGKEMRLYFAQSVLIGSPRLEPPKPDKQFLISPPASPPVGWQQAPDAVPVINYDLLCAISKLGPGEKYELHTGTPTTPSVVVHVCENEQDSSGGEDDTEGSTSSSNRPPRPKIIQTRRPDITPGVMQ from the exons ATGCACCTCAAGACCACCAAGTGTAACGCCTTCTGCCTGGTTGCCTCGGTGACCAACCAGGAAGTGTTTGACAGGCCTGAGTCCCGG gCCAGTTTTGAGTCTCTGTTCCGCTCCTTCGACCCGGACGTGAACTTCCAGTTCTTTAAGAGTTTCCGGCGTGTGAGAATCAACTTCAGCGATGCACTGGCTGCCGCTGAGGCGCGGCTCCGACTGCACAAGAGCGACTTCAACGGCAAAGAGATGCGCCTTTACTTCGCACAG TCCGTCCTCATAGGCAGTCCCCGCCTGGAGCCCCCTAAACCTGACAAACAGTTCCTGATCTCCCCCCCAGCTTCGCCACCAGTGGGGTGGCAGCAGGCCCCAGACGCCGTGCCCGTCATCAACTATGACCTTCTCTGTGCCATCTCCAAACTAGGGccag GTGAGAAGTACGAGCTGCACACCggcacccccaccacccccagcGTAGTGGTCCACGTGTGTGAGAACGAGCAGGACAGCTCGGGGGGCGAAGACGACACAGAAGGAAGCACCAGCAGCAGCAACCGCCCCCCTCGCCCCAAAATCATCCAGACACGGCGTCCGGACATCACCCCCGGCGTCATGCAGTGA
- the LOC110497061 gene encoding chloride intracellular channel protein 4-like isoform X3: protein MSSPAAATRKAGSDGESIGNCPFSQRLFMILWLKGVIFNVTTVDLKRKPADLQDLAPGTNPPFVTFNGEVKVDVNKIEEFLEEKLTPPRYPKLATNHPESNTAGIDVFSKFSAYIKNPRKDTNDGLEKALLKSLRRLDEFLRTPLPEEIDANSTEDPQESTRCFLDGPDLTLADCNLLPKLHIIKVVARKYRSFEIPAEMAGVWRYLNHAYKREEFTNTCPVEREIEFAYIDVAKRIK, encoded by the exons ATGTCGTCTCCAGCTGCTGCTACACGAAAG GCTGGCAGTGATGGTGAGAGCATCGGGAACTGTCCGTTCTCCCAGCGCCTCTTCATGATTCTGTGGCTGAAGGGAGTTATCTTCAACGTCACCACAGTTGACCTCAAAAG GAAACCGGCGGACCTGCAGGACCTGGCCCCGGGGACCAACCCTCCATTCGTCACATTTAATGGGGAGGTGAAGGTCGACGTCAACAAGATAGAAGAGTTCCTTGAGGAAAAACTCACGCCACCACG GTACCCCAAGTTGGCGACTAATCACCCAGAGTCAAACACCGCAGGTATAGATGTGTTCTCCAAGTTCTCTGCCTACATCAAGAACCCCCGCAAAGATACCAACGACG GCCTAGAGAAGGCCCTGTTGAAGTCTCTGAGGCGGCTGGATGAATTCCTGAGGACCCCCCTGCCGGAGGAGATCGATGCCAACAGCACAGAAGACCCTCAGGAGTCCACACGCTGCTTCCTGGATGGACCTGACCTCACACTGGCAGACTGCAACCTGCTGCCCaaactacacattataaag GTGGTGGCCAGGAAGTACCGTAGCTTTGAGATCCCGGCGGAGATGGCGGGGGTGTGGCGCTATCTGAACCACGCCTACAAGAGGGAAGAGTTTACTAACACCTGTCCTGTTGAGCGCGAAATCGAATTTGCCTACATAGATGTGGCCAAACGAATCAAATAg
- the LOC110495656 gene encoding small integral membrane protein 11A, translating to MDHMINWKALDNVPLLFYILALKTLVLCLGFAGVKIYQAKKEEAKLKIQRAEQRRIAEQVQELLDNELLDNKKDD from the exons ATGGACCACATGATCAACTGGAAG gcGTTGGACAATGTCCCTCTGCTCTTCTACATCTTGGCATTGAAGACCCTGGTCTTGTGTCTGGGCTTCGCTGGAGTGAAGATCTATCAGGCTAAGAAGGAAGAGGCCAAGCTGAAGATACAGAGGGCAGAGCAGAGGAGGATAGCGGAGCAGGTGCAGGAGCTCCTGGATAACGAGCTCCTGGACAACAAGAAGGATGACTGA
- the LOC110497061 gene encoding chloride intracellular channel protein 4-like isoform X2, which produces MAWFDIAAKKLGFPTIELFVKAGSDGESIGNCPFSQRLFMILWLKGVIFNVTTVDLKRKPADLQDLAPGTNPPFVTFNGEVKVDVNKIEEFLEEKLTPPRYPKLATNHPESNTAGIDVFSKFSAYIKNPRKDTNDGLEKALLKSLRRLDEFLRTPLPEEIDANSTEDPQESTRCFLDGPDLTLADCNLLPKLHIIKVVARKYRSFEIPAEMAGVWRYLNHAYKREEFTNTCPVEREIEFAYIDVAKRIK; this is translated from the exons ATGGCCTGGTTTGACATAGCAGCCAAAAAGCTGGGGTTCCCAACTATCGAGCTGTTTGTCAAG GCTGGCAGTGATGGTGAGAGCATCGGGAACTGTCCGTTCTCCCAGCGCCTCTTCATGATTCTGTGGCTGAAGGGAGTTATCTTCAACGTCACCACAGTTGACCTCAAAAG GAAACCGGCGGACCTGCAGGACCTGGCCCCGGGGACCAACCCTCCATTCGTCACATTTAATGGGGAGGTGAAGGTCGACGTCAACAAGATAGAAGAGTTCCTTGAGGAAAAACTCACGCCACCACG GTACCCCAAGTTGGCGACTAATCACCCAGAGTCAAACACCGCAGGTATAGATGTGTTCTCCAAGTTCTCTGCCTACATCAAGAACCCCCGCAAAGATACCAACGACG GCCTAGAGAAGGCCCTGTTGAAGTCTCTGAGGCGGCTGGATGAATTCCTGAGGACCCCCCTGCCGGAGGAGATCGATGCCAACAGCACAGAAGACCCTCAGGAGTCCACACGCTGCTTCCTGGATGGACCTGACCTCACACTGGCAGACTGCAACCTGCTGCCCaaactacacattataaag GTGGTGGCCAGGAAGTACCGTAGCTTTGAGATCCCGGCGGAGATGGCGGGGGTGTGGCGCTATCTGAACCACGCCTACAAGAGGGAAGAGTTTACTAACACCTGTCCTGTTGAGCGCGAAATCGAATTTGCCTACATAGATGTGGCCAAACGAATCAAATAg
- the LOC110495654 gene encoding uncharacterized protein LOC110495654, whose product MQKVSVVLLVGVLTVLVTLWARVDTAPTLLTDRGDIKLTGPARVDSNVQERTEPSTVNASKPLKTTLMTTIPVGREKTSTPTSSLDRRLKMDPVTSSPDRRAQILKMLSALEELSRAINSTLSTRMTMMPRGSANGRNSGKKKKAVAEVDRVKTTTVPPVDVGGSVTASRPSTDGIDSLSGRNFKKSLPQQPKKPSNKRVCFWKYCSQN is encoded by the exons ATGCAGAAAGTATCTGTGGTCCTGTTGGTGGGAGTCCTGACGGTGCTGGTGACTCTGTGGGCTAGAGTGGACACAGCCCCCACCCTGCTGACTGacagag GAGACATAAAGCTAACAGGTCCAGCTAGAGTCGACTCAAATGTGCAAGAGAGAACGGAACCGTCAACGGTCAACGCTTCTAAACCACTGAAGACCACACTGATGACCACCATCCCTGTTGGTCGAGAAAAGACATCCACACCCACCAGCAGTCTGGATAGACGATTGAAGATGGATCCGGTGACGAGCAGTCCAGATAGACGAGCCCAGATCCTGAAGATGCTGTCAGCGCTGGAGGAACTCAGCAGGGCGATCAACAGCACTCTGAGCACACGGATGACCATGATGCCCAGAGGGTCAGCAAACGGCAGAAATTCAGGAAAGAAGAAGAAAGCG GTAGCTGAGGTGGATAGAGTGAAAACCACCACAGTGCCTCCTGTGGATGTTGGTGGTAGCGTGACTGCATCCCGGCCCAGCACTGACGGCATAGACAGTCTGAGTGGCCGAAACTTCAAGAAGTCCCTTCCACAGCAACCCAAGAAGCCCAGCAACAAGAGAG TGTGTTTCTGGAAGTACTGCTCCCAAAACTGA
- the LOC110497061 gene encoding trichohyalin-like isoform X1, producing MEQSEANGLSPDLSNGAIIHSPIGTCTNPDRQRQRDEEEEEDVELAEEVLELGEEVGEDMEYIGMAGAADHFDVTMQASGSGGKEGEEGERGIEEEVGLQEKREGDKGERELTVTVVVIEEEEKEQEKFVEAVEEEKFAEREEESAGAEKEREIEEREAPLPPPPPSLPETESINDEVERKALETSPEAEKAQVILPVDETEKTEDNVGLTTTEPPVPSTNDEVESKEELCTESRKPETTSTTDELTKGEQSGGQDAEMPISQVTNDDGMARVSDESGSQVTDDCQTVSTSDEVRETRQEGGQEEVPKHQPANDNEGESEESNNKLAKNRQVSQEERDDNQQGSETSTEKKEEEVKSHVTEEQGETTKAVLVKKEEGRQATEHQPPLFVTKEFIALGVVKSQATTAQQPQDVVTPPVEVEGGSKSKAQPLIQPNESQEGENGSKEEGGLQQTEQQLQVEEGDSDRAVKGGGREREEPQQVGDNAVVGMDTEGSKVEEEQKKEDNVDIAEEERRGGSMEEQTEKALEPDYAAREEGEEKEDKVVAQPQVQILKGSAEATQEDDDKDLEHVEEAFELEEGGDMEKEQPGEVILDEPGAAEVGGAEEMDNPVPVSEIGTGGAEGGGELEEQPVTNIDDNLDSQSEVAIEMAEEPEDLIEDESKSALEGCSERVEQPGPATKDEPVMFGKEYTAKERRKEKKEEVELGVKSRKARIENGFPGTEEVKRQLLNEMLLTPTRLRQGKMKEEATVKRDRVTPRRGSNDWIKKEAPAEAQTRRGSNDWIKKEAPEEVQTRRGSNDWNKKVAPEEAQTRRGSNDWNKKAAPEEAQTRRGSNDWNRKAAPKEAQTRRGSNDWNKKAAPEEAQTRRGSNDWNKKAAPEEAQTRRGSNDWNKKAAPEEAQTRRGSNDWNKKAAPEEAQTRRGSNDWNKKAAPEEAQTRRGSNDWNKKAAPEEAQTRRGSNDWNKKAAPEEAQTRRGSNDWNKKAAPEEAQTRRGSNDWNKKAAPEEAQTRRGSNDWNKKEAPEEAQTRRGSNDWNKKAAPEEAQTRRGSNDWNKKAAPEETQTRRGSNDWNKKAAPEEAQTRRGSNDWNKKVAPEEAQTRRGSNDWNKEAAPEEAQTPWWREDWAKKEAPEEVQTRRRSDDWIKKEAPEEAQTPGWREDWIKKLSPEEVQTPERKEDGIKKLSPEEAQTPERREDWIKELKSVLKEEVLSPKRREEQVKKKKKKVVVMDEVPTFMHQRTEVKIEVKKEKEAQGEEKTPKKSVRLQSPTPHEEDSDSPDPQEYEISLYVKAGSDGESIGNCPFSQRLFMILWLKGVIFNVTTVDLKRKPADLQDLAPGTNPPFVTFNGEVKVDVNKIEEFLEEKLTPPRYPKLATNHPESNTAGIDVFSKFSAYIKNPRKDTNDGLEKALLKSLRRLDEFLRTPLPEEIDANSTEDPQESTRCFLDGPDLTLADCNLLPKLHIIKVVARKYRSFEIPAEMAGVWRYLNHAYKREEFTNTCPVEREIEFAYIDVAKRIK from the exons ATGGAACAGTCTGAAGCTAATGGCCTCAGCCCGGACCTCTCCAATGGAGCCATCATCCACAGCCCTATAGGAACCTGTACCAACccggacagacagagacaacgagatgaagaggaggaggaggatgtagaacTAGCAGAGGAGGTGTTAGAACTGGGGGAGGAGGTGGGCGAGGACATGGAGTACATTGGGATGGCAGGTGCAGCTGATCATTTCGATGTGACGATGCAAGCTAGCGGGAgcggaggaaaggagggagaggagggagagagggggattgaAGAGGAGGTTGGTTtacaggaaaagagagagggggataaaggGGAGCGGGAGCTGACCGTGACAGTTGTTGTAattgaagaggaggagaaagagcaggagaaaTTTGTAGAGGCTGTTGAAGAAGAGAAGTtcgctgagagagaggaggagtcagCAGgggcggagaaagagagagaaatagaggagagagaagctcCTCTCCCCCCACCACCCCCTAGTTTACCTGAAACTGAGTCCATTAATGATGAGGTAGAGAGGAAAGCATTGGAGACATCTCCAGAGGCAGAAAAGGCACAAGTCATTTTGCCTGTTGatgagacagagaagacagaggaCAATGTCGGTTTGACGACAACAGAACCGCCAGTCCCGTCAACTAATGATGAGGTGGAGAGTAAAGAAGAGCTGTGTACAGAGAGTCGAAAGCCAGAAACCACATCCACTACAGATGAGTTAACGAAGGGAGAGCAGAGTGGCGGCCAGGATGCAGAGATGCCCATCAGCCAGGTGACTAATGATGATGGCATGGCGAGAGTGAGTGATGAAAGCGGGAGTCAAGTGACCGATGACTGTCAAACGGTGTCCACTAGTGATGAGGTCAGAGAAACACGgcaggagggaggacaggaagagGTGCCTAAACATCAGCCAGCCAATGACAATgaaggagagagcgaggaaaGTAACAATAAATTGGCAAAAAATCGACAGGTTTCACaagaagagagggatgataaCCAGCAGGGAAGTGAGACGAGTACAGAGAAAAAAGAGGAGGAGGTTAAAAGCCATGTTACAGAAGAACAGGGAGAGACAACTAAAGCAGTTTTAGTGAAAAAAGAGGAGGGGCGTCAAGCGACAGAGCACCAGCCCCCGTTGTTTGTTACCAAGGAGTTCATAGCGCTTGGAGTCGTCAAGAGTCAGGCAACCACAGCTCAACAGCCACAGGATGTTGTCACTCCACCTgttgaggtagagggagggagcaagAGCAAGGCACAGCCACTGATACAGCCCAATGAGAGTCAGGAGGGTGAGAACGGCTCTAAAGAGGAGGGAGGTTTACAACAGACAGAACAGCAGCTACAGGTGGAAGAGGGTGACAGTGATAGGGCAGTGAAGGGaggtggtagggagagagaagagccGCAACAGGTTGGAGATAATGCGGTGGTGGGGATGGACACAGAAGGCAGCAAAGTAGAGGAGGAGCAAAAGAAGGAGGATAATGTAGACatagcagaggaagagagaagaggtggcAGTATGGAGGAACAGACGGAAAAGGCTTTGGAGCCTGATTATGCTGccagagaagagggggaagagaaagaaGACAAAGTTGTAGCTCAGCCACAGGTACAGATACTCAAGGGTTCAGCAGAAGCTACACAGGAGGACGACGACAAGGATTTAGAGCATGTCGAGGAGGCTTTCGAGcttgaggagggaggagacatggagaaagAACAGCCAGGAGAGGTCATTCTGGATGAGCCCGGAGCTGCAGAGGTAGGAGGGGCTGAAGAGATGGATAATCCAGTCCCGGTCTCAGAGATAGGAAcgggaggagcagagggagggggtgagTTGGAGGAACAGCCAGTGACAAACATTGACGATAATCTAGACTCACAATCAGAGGTAGCGATTGAGATGGCGGAAGAGCCAGAAGATCTCATTGAGGATGAGTCTAAATCTGCATTAGAGGGATGCAGCGAGAGAGTAGAACAGCCAGGGCCTGCCACTAAGGATGAGCCAGTAATGTTTGGGAAGGAATACACAgcgaaggaaagaaggaaagagaagaaagaagagGTGGAGCTAGGGGTCAAAAGTCGCAAAGCCAGGATAGAGAATGGGTTCCCTGGAACAGAGGAGGTGAAACGACAACTGCTGAATGAGATGCTGCTAACTCCCACAAGGCTGAGACAAGGAAAAATGAAAGAGGAGGCGACAGTAAAAAGAGATAGGGTGACACCCCGCAGAGGGAGCAACGACTGGATCAAGAAGGAGGCCCCAGCGGAGGCGCAGACCCGCAGAGGGAGCAACGACTGGATCAAGAAGGAGGCCCCAGAGGAGGTGCAGACCCGCAGAGGGAGCAACGACTGGAACAAGAAGGTGGCCCCAGAGGAGGCGCAGACCCGCAGAGGGAGCAACGACTGGAACAAGAAGGCGGCCCCAGAGGAGGCGCAAACCCGCAGAGGGAGCAATGACTGGAACAGGAAAGCGGCCCCAAAGGAGGCGCAGACCCGCAGAGGGAGCAACGACTGGAACAAGAAGGCGGCCCCAGAGGAGGCGCAGACCCGCAGAGGGAGCAACGACTGGAACAAGAAGGCGGCACCAGAGGAGGCGCAGACCCGCAGAGGGAGCAACGACTGGAACAAGAAGGCGGCCCCAGAGGAGGCGCAGACCCGCAGAGGGAGCAACGACTGGAACAAGAAGGCGGCCCCAGAGGAGGCGCAGACCCGCAGAGGGAGCAACGACTGGAACAAGAAGGCGGCCCCAGAGGAGGCGCAGACCCGCAGAGGGAGCAACGACTGGAACAAGAAGGCGGCCCCAGAGGAGGCGCAGACCCGCAGAGGGAGCAACGACTGGAACAAGAAGGCGGCCCCAGAGGAGGCGCAGACCCGCAGAGGGAGCAATGACTGGAACAAGAAGGCGGCCCCAGAGGAGGCGCAGACCCGCAGAGGGAGCAACGACTGGAACAAGAAGGCGGCCCCAGAGGAGGCGCAGACCCGCAGAGGGAGCAACGACTGGAACAAGAAGGAGGCCCCAGAGGAGGCGCAGACCCGCAGAGGGAGCAACGACTGGAACAAGAAGGCGGCCCCAGAGGAAGCGCAGACCCGCAGAGGGAGCAACGACTGGAACAAGAAGGCGGCCCCAGAGGAGACGCAGACCCGCAGAGGGAGCAACGACTGGAACAAGAAGGCGGCCCCAGAAGAGGCGCAGACCCGCAGAGGGAGCAACGACTGGAACAAGAAGGTGGCCCCAGAAGAGGCGCAGACCCGCAGAGGGAGCAACGACTGGAACAAGGAGGCGGCCCCAGAGGAGGCACAGACCCCctggtggagggaggactgggCCAAGAAGGAGGCCCCAGAGGAGGTGCAGACCCGCAGAAGGAGTGATGACTGGATCAAGAAGGAAGCCCCAGAGGAGGCGCAGACCCCTgggtggagggaggactggatTAAGAAGTTGTCCCCAGAGGAGGTGCAGACCCCTGAGCGGAAGGAGGACGGGATTAAGAAGTTGTCCCCAGAGGAAGCGCAGACCCCCGAGAGGAGGGAGGACTGGATAAAGGAGCTGAAGTCGGTGCTCAAAGAGGAGGTACTTTCCccgaagaggagagaggagcaggtgaagaaaaagaagaagaaggtgGTGGTCATGGACGAAGTGCCCACGTTCATGCACCAGAGGACAGAGGTGAAGATAGAggtgaagaaagagaaggaggcgCAGGGGGAGGAGAAGACGCCAAAGAAGTCTGTGAGGCTGCAGAGCCCAACTCCTCACGAGGAAGACAGCGACAGTCCGGACCCCCAGGAGTACGAGATCTCCCTCTATGTCAAG GCTGGCAGTGATGGTGAGAGCATCGGGAACTGTCCGTTCTCCCAGCGCCTCTTCATGATTCTGTGGCTGAAGGGAGTTATCTTCAACGTCACCACAGTTGACCTCAAAAG GAAACCGGCGGACCTGCAGGACCTGGCCCCGGGGACCAACCCTCCATTCGTCACATTTAATGGGGAGGTGAAGGTCGACGTCAACAAGATAGAAGAGTTCCTTGAGGAAAAACTCACGCCACCACG GTACCCCAAGTTGGCGACTAATCACCCAGAGTCAAACACCGCAGGTATAGATGTGTTCTCCAAGTTCTCTGCCTACATCAAGAACCCCCGCAAAGATACCAACGACG GCCTAGAGAAGGCCCTGTTGAAGTCTCTGAGGCGGCTGGATGAATTCCTGAGGACCCCCCTGCCGGAGGAGATCGATGCCAACAGCACAGAAGACCCTCAGGAGTCCACACGCTGCTTCCTGGATGGACCTGACCTCACACTGGCAGACTGCAACCTGCTGCCCaaactacacattataaag GTGGTGGCCAGGAAGTACCGTAGCTTTGAGATCCCGGCGGAGATGGCGGGGGTGTGGCGCTATCTGAACCACGCCTACAAGAGGGAAGAGTTTACTAACACCTGTCCTGTTGAGCGCGAAATCGAATTTGCCTACATAGATGTGGCCAAACGAATCAAATAg